Part of the Melopsittacus undulatus isolate bMelUnd1 chromosome 12, bMelUnd1.mat.Z, whole genome shotgun sequence genome, GTGAATTAATACCatgtggaaggaaaaggagtaGGGTTGGAAGGTGGCCTGGTTGGTCCATGCTTGTCCAAGTACTTCTAAATTGGGGTAGTCTGCATTTTTGTTAGAATACTGTTTTCCCTGTGGAGAACACAGGTTCAGATACAGAGTAAGTGGTTATAGCACAGAATTTATCgcagaatcattagggttggaagtgacctctggAGAATCATCTGTTCAACCCCCTTGCCAGCATTTGGACTTCAGTTAATAGTGAGGCTTGTACTCAGAACTGGCAGTGGTCTGTAGCTGGGCCTTGAAGTAAGTAACAGTGTGTGCTCCTGTGGACGCCAGGAAAGCTAGTGTGTGCATGTGGTTCCTCCATTGGAGGGAGACACTGACCTTGCCAGCAAATTACAGTGCAAAGCCAGGTTTAAGGCAATGTGTACGTTAAATGTCACTCTGGTATTTGCATGTTTGGCTAGAGCTATCACTGAATACAAAGGTCTGGAGTGCTAGTGATGagctttcttgtgttttgttaGCATTTCCACAGCTAGACCTGTGCTAACCCTTGCTAGATTTGACTGAATTGATGCAGAATATGTAACACTCGGCTTCTGATGAGCTAAACAGCATCAAATTTTTATCCAGAAATAGCTTGGGGGAAAGCTGTTTCTTCAATATATGAGGGGGTTGGGAAgattggaatgggttgcccagggaggttgtgaatgctccatccctggcagtgttcaaggccaggctggacaaagccttgagtggcatgctttagtgtgaggtgtccctgcccaccgcagggggttggaactaggtgatctaaaggtcctttccaacccgaacttttctatgattcttacGATGAgccaaaggaagaggaaagaaaaaaaaaggtgtgaggaatttctgaaacactgcagtgctgtgaaatGCTTCCTCTTAAGGAAAAGGGAGGGACTGCTGGAGAGGTCACTTGTCAAGGGTGCTTGGGTAATGTCGGACCTGGCAGACATTACCAGTGGAAGCTCTTACAGGGTGTATTCCTGAAGTGCCACCTTTGTGAAGGTCAACAGGCAGTTCTTGAATGGCTTACTGTGAGCTGGCTGGCTGTTAAGAGAATCAGACACCTAATGGTTTGTTGCAAAGCCATggttctgaaaatgaaaagcatagCAGGTGCCAGCCTAATCAGCTCCAAAACCTCTTTTCAAATAAATGGGGATTTTTCCTATTAGCCACTGCTCAGTGCATGTGCAGAGAGATAAGTGTTAGCGTGGACGGGACTGATAACTGAAGAGTTGCAGGGATTTATTTCTAGCTTGGTATTTACTGATTCAAGTTTCATAGTGGCAGCACGAAGGCAAGCTTGAACTGAGTTGTGTTGCTGCTTACATTAGTCATGTTGTCTGTCAATGTGTGGGCTTTGCTGTGGAGCAGGCAGAGAGGCCCTCAGAATCTGTCTTATACAACATGCTGCTTAGAGGCAGGACAACTGGAAAGGGCACTTTAAAGCCATGGTGACAAAACAAATGGTGACCTATGTTTTTAACATGGGGTGTGGGTTTTTCAGTGGAGGAAGTGTAAGCGTATGAAGGTAACCcccacacatacacactcaGTACAAGTAGCACTGTTTCCAAGGTCCAGTTTTTTTAACTTTGCTCTAACTGCAGAGAGATTCATGACCATTTCTGTAAACGGGGTTACCACCCACAGTGGCTTGCCAAAGAGCCAGCTTCCAGATAGTTCTGCTTCTGAGTCTGAGCTTTCTTCTCTGCAGATGAGCTGGGTTTGGTGCCAGTCAGTGGCCTGTAGGCGTGTATACGACTTggtttttaaaatgtagctGGTCTTACATAAGGAGTTCCttattgccttttttctttaaggaaaagtGTATAGGTATATGAGAAGGGGGTGAAAAAGTATTCAAAGTAAGAAAAATCACCACAGAGGAAGAGCTATTCCTGTAAATACCCCAGCTAAGGTATAACTGTTAATGCAAGTTCTTAATTAGAGCCCTGGCTGGCTGTTTCTATTTTGGGATAGGTTACATTTGGCTCTGAACAGCTGCTGTGCATACTAAGCACAGTTGCACTTTAGCCTTTTATCAAAAAGAGTTTTGTCTGGTAGCAGAGATTTCCTGTATTGGGATTGCTTGGCTGCTCCTACATGGTAAGATGACATTCCTTTAGAAATATCTGGAAACAAGGCTTCTGGTTTTAGACTGTTCTTCCCACCTAGGTTAAAATTTCTGCGTTCTCAACAAGTGACTCAACTCTTGCGAAGTGTTATAGGTTTTACCAGTTGAAGTAGTGTAAAGTGATGTTTCTGAACTGGTCTTGTGACTGCAGGTGTTAATGCAGGGTATAAATGATGTTAAGCTGATGCTAGCAGCAGCCGTTGCTGCACGCTGAGGGCAGTGCAAGGCTTGAGGTCTCTTGTGGGTGGGTGGGGTTCTGTGTTGCTGGCACTCTTTGGCTGTATGGGAGAGGGACCAGGCAGCAGGTCTTGGGAGGGAGAGCTGGGTGGTACTGGCTGTACCTGTGGCTGGTTCAAGCTGCCAGAGGCCACACAGCACCAGCCTCCCAGGAGCACTGGCAGCCAGGGTGTGGGAGCAGGGAGTGGAGTCTGTTGGGAGCAATGTCAGCAGGTTCCATGGCAGTTCTGGTGGGAAGGGTGTGCTGGTGATTTGGCTGCTGTCTGCTCTGCTCAGGCTTAGGCTGTAACCTGTTGCCCCAACTCAGCTGCTGGCTGTGCCAGCCTCCCCAGAAGCTTGAGGTCTGCAGGGAATTTGAAGATAACATCTTTCAAAAGAATTACCATTTTATTAGTGGGTCTTTTTAAGAACTATATGGAGACAGTTGCCTGCTGCAAGAACATGGTGCCTACCCGCTGCAATGGCAAGGCTGTGGCTAAAACCCAGACAGAAGCAATACAGCTTACCTATGATGATGTCTCCATCCAAACAGTCCTCCCAGGAACTGGAATAGTTTCCCAGACCTTGGGTTGATCAATTGgaataaggaagaattttttttatgatgagggtgatgagacactggaggtttgcccagagaagtggtgactTCCCTGTCACTGGAAGTGTTGTGTCAGGTTGGATGGTACTTTGAGCATCTTGGTCAAGTGAAAGACGTTCAGCCTCCCTGTGGCAGGGTGactgaactagatgatctttgaaggttTCTTCCCACCCAAACTGTTTGTGATTAATGTTAAACTCATCTTTTCAGGTGTTAAAGATGTCCATTCTCAGGATCCATGCCCGTGAAATCTTTGACTCCCGTGGGAATCCCACTGTTGAGGTAGACCTCTATACCAACAAAGGTGAGTCATTGATGATGTTTGTTCTGTCTATCTGGCAGAACTGAAGAGGCAATTAAGAGCATTATAAGCTGTCCTGTTAAAACAGTGGAATtgtgcttgctttttcttccatgtgtaTAACTTGTTACTGAGCTTGCAATGGAACTTGCAGGAAAAACCTGTACCTTGCTCTACTGGGATAAATTTGCTGAGCTCAAGATACTGCCACTTGTTACAGTGCAAGTGTTAATCCAAAACTACCTTTCTCCCCTTGTCCTGAGCAAAAACTGGGATAGCACTTGCAAACTTGGACTTAAAAGGCCTTTGTGTCTGTAAGCAGCTGCTAATGGCCTGGTCTTAGTTTTCAATGCTCTGAAAACTCTGACTGCTCTTGAAATTTAATTCTTGATTTGTCTAGCAGTCACTTTGTGTACTGAAACACTCTTCTGCTGCAGAATTGAATCTTGGGTAATGGTTTCTTCTCTGTGTGAGTGCTCAGGCATGACTAAACATCTTGACTAATTGGGTTTTCACATCTAACatcttatatttttaattactgcagGACTTTCCCTTGGCTTGCTAGTTGTGCATCCCACATCCGATAGGATCTGACAAAGGCATTGTGCAAACACATACCAGTGTGGTTTGGTGGAATGAGCAAACACAATAGCTGTAATACATGAACTAAATAGCTGATCTTTCTGCCTCAAAAGATTAATGCAGTCATTTAATGAGATTGACCCTACTAAGCTCTTTGCTGTAGTGGGATAAGGGAGAGACTGGAGGCTGAAACTGGCATCTTGAACCACAGGCAGAACAGACTCCAGTGGACTGATTTGCTCAAAGTTCAGCATCCTTGGCTGGAGGGATGGGCTATCTGGGTGGTTGTACTGTTGTTGGAAGACCTTAGAGGTCATATTAAGAATATAGGCCTTGAACTTGTCCCTTTTATCCCATATCTTAGAAGAATCCAAAAGCATGCCTGCCAGACGGAGCTCAAAGGAGGATTCAGTAATAAAACCAtgtttttggaaggaaaatagaTGGCTTTCCAACCTTACACACTTGAAATGCACAGTGGAGTCAACTTGCTGTTTATCAGTGAGGGAGACACTGTTGAGTTGGTGGTGCTATAAAGGAGCACAGAGCTCTTGGGATGGATGTTAAGTGAGCAGAGATGCTGTTCAGAGATGACCTCCCCCATCTCCAGCAGTGGCAGTATGTGGTGGGTTGGGATGATGGTAGGATGGAGAATATTCTGTGGGTTTGAACATGCTAAGacagttatttttcctcttggaaaCAGGTCtgttcagagctgctgttcccaGTGGTGCCTCAACTGGAATCTATGAAGCTCTGGAGCTTCGTGACAATGACAAGACACGCTACCTAGGGAAAGGTAAACCTGAATTTTGGTACCCAGCTTGGCCTGTTACAGTGGCTGTGTTACTGCGTATGTTTATGCCAGATTGGAGCAGAGGTCACATGGGCTTCCTCACTGCTGTCCATGTTCTGTACAAGGCATGGCAATTAAGCAAAAGCTATGGAGATTAACAGTAAGATGCTAGCAATGCATACCACATGTAGGCTGTGTGGCTGGGGCCTAGGTAAAGTGCAGGCTGCTGGGTTTCCCAAGGTACCATATAGTGACTGCCTCCAGCATGTATAATGATGGAGGTTAAGTGTACTTCCACAGGTGGGTACATGGAGCTCAGGCATGCCAGCTAGGTGATGTCTCTATTATGGTATGCCCAAATGGACTTTGTTATGCCACTTCTGTTGCCCTGCTTGTTGGTGCATGCCAGAGTATAGAGTGTGTTAGCAGTGTGTTGTAAGAGCATCTGAATGAACTGCTCCAAAAGGCTTGGTGATGCTGCAGCTAGTCACAAGAATGCTTCACGGGCCAAATTTTCAAAGAACTCTGAAACATATCTGCTCTGGCACCACAAACTCCTTAGAAGCAGGTTAAATCCTGAACCTGAGGCTTATGCCAACTGCTGACCACAGCTAACGTGCAGCTTCACACTGATCATCATGGAAGATACCATTGTTTCAGATTGCACAATAGCTATAGCCACCTTATCTTTTTATCTATTACAGGTAGCCAGGATACTTAAGTTTGTGTTAGTGGCATATTACTTTAGTTGTCTAGGGACTTACTGTATGTCCTGAAAGGAAACTAAGCACAGCAGTCACCTGACTGGCTTGGGAACAagtatggggaaaaaaggatacCCACATAAAAGATGGCATTACCTAATAAACATCTAACAGTAATTCCTATGATTACTCTGAGAGCTTAGACAGTCAGGACTCCTTTTTAGCTTGCTGCTGTAAAAGCATTGGTGATACCTTCTAAGTATATAGATGAACTCTTAGCTGGGAAAGAGATTCAGTTGTCTTCAAACTTCTCTGCGAGACAGGTGAAAGGAAGCTGCAATGTTTTGTGCCCATTCAGAAAGGCTGGTTAGAGTAGTTAACTACTGAACTGCACTTGGAGGGCATTGTCTGAGAAGGTTCAGAGTTGTTATTGCTTAAGCACAGAATAAACTCCTAGATGACTGAATATCCCAAAGAGCTGAAGAGCTTACGGTGTTTACCTCGGACACTTTTCTTTGAGAAGAGTAAATGTGTACTTAATGTGTTAAATGTGTAAGCACTTAGACCTGTTAAATCTGATGCTACAGACAGTTCTTGATGGCTCTTAACTAAACAGCAGCCTGAGCTTCCCACAGCAGGCTATCACAGCCGGGAGTTTTTGTCAGCTGGGGAATAACAtgagttacaaaaaaaataaaatcaccaaATGAGATTAGTTGCAGATAGCTGGTAGAGCTTTTGTAACACGAATCTCCAGCCTTAGACCACTTAAAAGGCAGTTAATATGATTCAGGGGGCACTTAATGAGCATTCACTGGTTCTGAAGCTGTCTTGGGACGCTCCTTAGGCTGATAATGGTAGCTGGCTAATGATGGCCTCTGCTTATGGGGAACTGCTGGTTTAAACAATGGTGGGTCCACATGATTAAAAGGATGGTGCTGTGTTCATGTTTTATTCTCTGCCTGAAGCTAGGGCAGATGATTTTTATGCCTCCCTACAGGTACAGTAACAGTGTCGTTCAGCATCCTATCAAGTGTAAAATATGCTAAGCTGATGCTTTAGCAGTGTTACAGAATAGCAGATAGTGAAAtgcctgagctgctgcatgCTTAAGTTCtgaagaaaactttttctttccccttacTCATCCATTCCATGAATGGATAGAAGCAGCCTGTCCTAAAACCTTTTCCAAATGCTGTCATTTAGCCACTTGAGGTTTGAGTCCGCAATAGGATGGAAACCTGGGTGGAAAGACCAAATACAGCCTCACTGACTGATGCACAGTTTCCTCTACCCTTTGAATCCTTGTTTCTAGTCTGCTGCTCAATATCAGACACTTGATGACTTGAAGGTCTGTTACCTATTTgtgtccttttctttcttccatgacTGCCTGTGTTCTTGGCTGTGGATCTTCATCTCTTCCTTGATTGTCTTTGTCCATTTCGCTTCTGTCAGGTGTATCCAGAGCTGTTAAATATGTTAACGAATTCCTGGGGACAGCATTATGTACACAGGTAATGGATGTGCTCTCAGTGCAACCTTGTCACTTGGATGAATTTCTCCAGGGCATGGTCTTGCAAACTAACTTTGCAGCAGGCATTCCTAGGTGATGCTTACTTCATGCAACTTCTGATTCAATCAAGATGACTTCTGGAAGTGTTCATTCACATTTGGCTGTAAGCTGAGGTTGGATTGGGGTTTGAAGAGCATGAGATGATATCCTTGATGTTTTTTGTAACTGAGATCCCTTACTAATGCCTACATAACCAGTGTGGTTGACCAGTGTCCCAATTTGCTTGTTCCTTACAGGTGTCTCAAAAGCTGTTGAGCACGTCAATAAAACAATTGCACCTGCACTGGTTAGCAAGGTAGGAGCAATGTGTTGGCTGCTAACATCTGCTAATGCCAGTCCACTGTGTCCTAACTGATGGGTTGTCTCTTGAGACAGTTGCAGGAACTGTCTTGCTTAGGGGGGGATGTTAGCTGTGTATTGGAGTGCATGTGAAAAAAGTGATCTTTTGGCAGCAGTTGCTTTACTTGATGACTGCATATCTAACAGTGAGAACAGTTTCCAGCAGCCTAGTGTTGTAGTGTGCAGAAATACCTAAGCATCTGTGAACTTTACTGGTGTGCAGTTAAGATGCTTTATGCTTAAAAGGGTGGCTGAATGATGGGGAGGGACTGAGTTTTATCCAAGCTGGCTAATGTGGAAGGGAATTTAAGGGGATCTTAGTAAAGCCTGCTTGAGTGACATTGCTGTGCACTTCATGGACACTGAGCCCTAACTAGAAAAGGGAGCGCAAAATGAAGTAATGCATTAAGTGATTGTGTGTTCTTCGTGACAATTCCAAACATTAAGTAGTAAGCTACAAATGGGTGTATGTTTTGAGCAAGCTGATAATCTTTGAGCTTGCATGAAAGGGGCAGGAGGCATAAACTGGAGCTTTCTCCTATCCTGTGCCAGGCAGGTAGCAGTGTGTAAATGTCAGGAAGTCAAAGGGACATAATAGTGTTACATAGCTCTGAATGTGGAGAACAAAACAAGCTTCTCATGTGTCAGCCTTAGTCTGCTGGAAGTGACcagaagatgctgctgtttAATGTTGAAAATTAGTCTTTTCAGCTGTTGGTAGTTGCCCTTAAGCAAGTTTTGGTGCCtgccagagaaataaaaaagcagtggGTAGGTGAGAGTTTGTGGAGCTGTGTTTGGTGTCAGGCAGTGCTTTGTatgcttttctctgcagaatGTCAATGTTGTGGAGCAAGAAAAGATTGACAAACTGATGCTGGAAATGGATGGATCAGAGAACAAATGTAAGTGGGCTTTGTGCTGCAGTGAGGTAAAATAAGACTGATATATAGATTTCTGGCTTGTCAGAAACAATTGGTATGGAATATGCTGTGCACTTGCATAACAAGGACTTTGGTGCTGGTATATCTGAGTCTCTTTATGAAGACAATGTAtttgtaaacaatttcttcctgtttcagcCAAATTTGGTGCCAATGCCATCTTGGGTGTATCTCTGGCTGTATGCAaagctggtgctgctgagaaggGTGTCCCCTTGTACCGTCACATTGCTGACCTGGCTGGAAATGCAGAAGTCATTCTTCCAGTTCCTGTAAGTCTCTTGCTTAGGGCTGCCTAGAGGCTTGATCTGACCAGGTGCTACATGGTGTTTTGTCTTGGATCAGGTTCTCTAGAGAATGAAGAGTCTTAAATGCTGCTTAAATTGGTATTTACCCCGAAAATATTCTaacatgcattttctttatGGTTACTCCAAGGCTTTCAATGTGATTAATGGTGGTTCCCATGCTGGTAACAAGCTGGCTATGCAGGAGTTCATGATCCTCCCTGTTGGTGCTGACACTTTCAGGGAGGCAATGCGCATTGGTGCAGAGGTCTATCACAACCTGAAGAATGTAATTAAGGAGAAGTATGGCAAGGATGCAACCAACGTGGGTGATGAGGGTGGTTTTGCCCCCAACatcctggaaaacaaagaaggtAAGAATGAGCTAAGTGTGGGAGGAGGTGTAACTGATAACCAGAGAATTAAGACTATACCTACCCACTATAAATGCAGAGCAGGATCAGTAGGTTGTAGGACTTCCTGCTGTtgacttgttttgctttgcactgGTGTAATACCACAAAGCTATTCCCTTGAACTTCAGTTAATGCAGCTTGATGGGATTGCTTTGACTTGAATGTCTCATTACTGTTTCAGTCCTGTAGCAGCTTAAGGGAATCTTGCCTCTTTCCAGTTGAAAAGTGGTGTGGGAACATCTGGTGCATTGCAGGCTTCTCAGAAGGCAGCGTTTGTCTTTAGTGGAGTTCTTTCCTCCtgacaaaggaggaaaacagttTGAACTGTGCTGGGTAGCATGTGGGAGTGTATGAAGACTTGCCTGGGAAGTGGAGGCATTTGCTGCTTCCACAGCCAAACAGTTCTGTTCAGaaacctggggggggggagggaggcagtTTGTCTTGTGGAAAGGGAGATAGATACCTGTTCCTGCAAAAAATTGTACCAGAAGAGCTGattttttctgcctcttgcagAAATGGAGGTGCTAATAAGCCAGTAGAATACTAAAACTGTTGTTATTTTAAAGCTGCTAGTTGTATTATTGTTGAAGGTAGCCTCTGAGCTGCATTGCCTTTTCTAACATGGCAGATAGTGAGCCAGTACTAGAAATCAGGGCATTCCTGAATCCCAGTCACATGCAACTTTTGCTGGGTCTGTACCCTGGCAGACATCAATGAAGATTACCTTGAAATGGCCATTACATTCCAAAGAAATTGTGTTGCttacagcagctgcttttgcagtttGTACATTAACATCTTgttaaaaaaacaccccacaacacagaaaaatcaagCATGCTTGATCTGAGCTTTCTGTTGTACATAGCCTGTCTGATCCTGATCCAGCTGCTTGGCTTAGAGTCAGGGGTGATCGGGAGAGTCTTACTTGTGACCAGGCTGAATTTCCTTGATTGGACTCCGACAAATGGGGTAGCATGTTGTATCCAGAGACCCTCTTGTACCTATAATTGTGCAAGTGAATCACATGTAGAGGCGAAGAGAGGGCAGGCTATGTATCGCAGTGTTAGGCAGGGCTTGAATGCTTACCACTTTCATGATCCACACCTGATCTGGAGGTAAAAGTTAATAAAGCACAATCACTGCTTACTACCCACATGCACAAAGCTTGGAGCATGTAGTATCATCTAGTATTAAGCTTTCTGGCCTAAAATATAGTCTTGCCTGAAGAGATTCTGAATCCTTTAATGGTCTCTCAAGGGTATTACAGGCTAAAACCAGTATTAAAGTAATGTCTTGTTCCAGTATGTTCAGAAGTGGGAGAGTTAAGAGCCTTTTCTGTGTGGCCTTTGGGCTTTCTGTAAGGGTAATGGCTGTTCTTTGCCAAGTGGAAGTATATTTGCTGATCAATGAATAGCTTTTGAGGCAAGATGTTTGGGGGGAAGCTCAAACTTCTTGTTGTGTTTCAGCTCTGGAGTTGCTCAAGACTGCTATTGGTAAGGCTGGCTACACCGATAAGGTTGTCATCGGCATGGATGTAGCTGCTTCAGAGTTCTACCGCGATGGGAAGTATGACCTGGACTTCAAATCTCCTGATGACCCCAGCAGATACATTTCTCCTGACCAGCTGGCTGACCTGTACAAGGGCTTTGTCAAGAACTACCCTGGTAAGTTGTTTGTCAATAAGAAGCATGGAAGTAGTGGCAAATAGGGATTGATTGCTAAAGATAAGAGTTAGGATGCAGCCTCTCTTGTAAGAGGGATCAAGAGCATAATGTTTTAGGGGTCTGAGGACTAATCATTGAGGAGGGTAGTACTTGGCTGCAGCACTCTGGAAGCACTGCTTTCAAACAAGACCTTTCAGGGGAGAATACAGTCTTAAAGCTCCTTGTATCTCTTTACAGTGGTGTCCATTGAAGACCCATTTGACCAGGATGACTGGGGAGCCTGGAAGAAATTCACTGGCAGTGTTGGCATCCAGGTGGTTGGTGATGATCTGACTGTGACCAATCCAAAGCGTATTGCCAAGGCTGTGGAAGAGAAAGCCTGCAACTGCCTCCTCCTTAAGGTCAACCAGATTGGCTCCGTGACAGAGTCGCTGCAAGCGTAAGTTCACCCATCTTTGCCACGCCAGGGAGAGGGGGGTTGTCTAATTGAGAGAGATGAGCATCTAGACCAGATCTAGTGGACTAGAAATGTGCTGAGTGGGCatctgtaaagggagaacagttaTTAACTATTAGAAGATACTGGCAAGGAAACATGTACCTTCACAGTCCTGAACTCATATAGGCACATAAAGAAACTTCCCTGGGTCTATGCAGGTGTAAAAGCAGGTCTTTGTCACTGTGTTGTCATATGATTCTGACCCTGACATGTACCAAAGGGCAGTTGTATCACGACCAAGCAGGGAGTGCAGCCACCACAAAGGCTGCAAGCAAATAGGCATGGTGTGAGGCTTTGTGTCTTATCTCTTCTAGCTGCAAGCTTGCCCAGACCAATGGCTGGGGTGTGATGGTGAGTCACCGTTCTGGAGAAACAGAAGATACCTTCATTGCTGACCTGGTAGTTGGTCTCTGCACTGGTCAGGTTGGTATCTGTACCTGTGTATTTTGCCTTTCTGCTGGATAAAATACGGTGATGGAGCCACGCTCTCAGAGCATGCTCCCATTCAAAGCTGAAATTTGAAGTGGGGAGAAATCAAAGACAGGCaagattttaagattaaaaaatggACGTGTTCTAGAAAGCCAGTAACCTTATGCCAATGTTCTGCTAACATGCAGAGAGCTGGGGATGGTCTAgtaaagcaagaaaagcagaatgccTTGATGGCTTGACTGCTGCAAATGGAACATGGTGCTGAGTCTGTTCCAATAAACTGAGAATACAAAGCAACTCCTGAAGCCTGTGTATTCTGTACACTTGTAGCTCTGGCCTGCTTTTCTCCCCCAGTACTGAAGGCTCTTTGAGGTCTCTGCTTGCTCGTGCTGTAGATTTGCTGTTCCTGTATACATGAAGTTGATTTTTGTCTGGTGGGACTGTGACAAGGGAACGTGTTACCTTGTGTAAACTCACCTTTAACCACCTATCTGAAAAATCTTAGTCAACTCCAGTAGACCTACTGGGATTTCCCAACACATGCTGTTAGCAAATGAATAATCTTTATTGCTCCCAAGCCCTATCCTGTTTATTTAAAGTTTTATGCTTGA contains:
- the ENO1 gene encoding alpha-enolase, with the translated sequence MSILRIHAREIFDSRGNPTVEVDLYTNKGLFRAAVPSGASTGIYEALELRDNDKTRYLGKGVSKAVEHVNKTIAPALVSKNVNVVEQEKIDKLMLEMDGSENKSKFGANAILGVSLAVCKAGAAEKGVPLYRHIADLAGNAEVILPVPAFNVINGGSHAGNKLAMQEFMILPVGADTFREAMRIGAEVYHNLKNVIKEKYGKDATNVGDEGGFAPNILENKEALELLKTAIGKAGYTDKVVIGMDVAASEFYRDGKYDLDFKSPDDPSRYISPDQLADLYKGFVKNYPVVSIEDPFDQDDWGAWKKFTGSVGIQVVGDDLTVTNPKRIAKAVEEKACNCLLLKVNQIGSVTESLQACKLAQTNGWGVMVSHRSGETEDTFIADLVVGLCTGQIKTGAPCRSERLAKYNQLLRIEEELGSKARFAGRNFRNPRVN